Proteins encoded in a region of the Agromyces protaetiae genome:
- a CDS encoding RES family NAD+ phosphorylase, protein MTRQNPAQGLPAAGIDFAAFPRTQLSGERVLARAHKARYGPGWFSSDCSGRFDLPGPAGTCYAADDLAVSLRECFGTVLTASGYVTPSDAERQAVSTVKGIRGTFASVSEARAAAFGVTAELTSMTPYTVPQEWARLLHESGFGGIRYAPRFTPGPPSAWAIFGAAGSQPLGEVVEMIPGLEACRRAGVPVLTEPPGLGELRRVRGAR, encoded by the coding sequence GTGACGCGCCAGAATCCGGCCCAGGGGCTGCCTGCGGCCGGCATCGACTTCGCCGCCTTTCCGCGGACACAGCTCAGCGGCGAGCGCGTACTCGCGCGAGCGCACAAGGCGCGGTACGGCCCCGGCTGGTTCTCCTCCGACTGCAGCGGTCGATTCGATCTGCCGGGGCCGGCGGGTACGTGTTACGCCGCCGATGACCTCGCGGTGTCGCTCCGGGAGTGCTTCGGCACAGTGCTCACGGCGAGCGGATACGTCACCCCTTCCGATGCCGAAAGGCAGGCTGTGTCGACCGTGAAGGGCATTCGGGGCACCTTCGCGTCGGTGAGTGAGGCTCGGGCTGCCGCGTTCGGAGTCACCGCGGAGCTCACCTCCATGACGCCGTACACAGTGCCGCAGGAGTGGGCGAGACTTCTTCACGAGTCTGGATTCGGAGGTATTCGTTACGCGCCTCGATTCACGCCTGGCCCGCCATCGGCGTGGGCGATCTTCGGCGCAGCGGGTTCACAGCCTCTCGGTGAGGTGGTCGAGATGATTCCCGGACTTGAGGCGTGCCGGCGGGCTGGGGTGCCCGTGCTGACTGAACCACCGGGCCTGGGGGAGCTCCGAAGAGTGCGCGGCGCCAGATAG
- a CDS encoding ABC transporter permease: protein MRDALRSFRSHGAAVAGAIVLGAFVLAVVFGPMLLPYGPNEIDLPAADSPPSLAHPFGTDDLGRDQLTRILVGGRLTLATAAVAVLVAIVLGIVVGLAAGYVGRWLDNVLMRGVDVFYSVPSLFVVILLVALIGPGFWTIVIAIAAFSWMNTARIVRATTLSLKHQEYVEAARSIGSSHVRIAVRSILPNVLPPVIVTATLGIALAILTESALSFLGLGFQPPLSTWGGMLQESQRAVVLQGQWWRGLFPGLMIFLCVLSANFVGDGFRHALDPRRTR from the coding sequence ATGCGTGACGCGCTCCGTTCCTTCCGCAGCCACGGCGCCGCCGTCGCCGGCGCGATCGTGCTCGGGGCGTTCGTCCTCGCCGTCGTGTTCGGGCCGATGCTCCTGCCCTACGGGCCGAACGAGATCGACCTGCCGGCTGCCGACTCACCGCCGAGCCTCGCGCACCCCTTCGGCACCGACGACCTGGGCCGGGATCAGCTCACGCGGATCCTGGTGGGCGGCCGGCTGACCCTCGCGACGGCGGCCGTGGCGGTGCTGGTGGCGATCGTGCTCGGCATCGTCGTCGGGCTCGCCGCGGGCTACGTCGGACGGTGGCTCGACAATGTGCTCATGCGCGGGGTCGACGTCTTCTACTCGGTGCCCAGCCTCTTCGTGGTGATCCTGCTCGTCGCGCTGATCGGGCCCGGCTTCTGGACGATCGTGATCGCCATCGCGGCGTTCAGCTGGATGAACACGGCACGGATCGTCCGTGCGACAACGCTCTCGCTCAAGCATCAGGAGTACGTCGAGGCGGCGAGGTCGATCGGCTCGTCGCACGTGCGGATCGCGGTGCGCTCGATCCTGCCGAACGTGCTGCCGCCGGTGATCGTGACCGCGACGCTCGGCATCGCCCTCGCCATCCTCACCGAGTCGGCGCTGTCCTTCCTGGGGCTCGGATTCCAGCCGCCGCTCTCCACCTGGGGCGGCATGCTCCAGGAGTCCCAGCGCGCGGTCGTGCTCCAGGGGCAGTGGTGGCGGGGGTTGTTCCCAGGGCTCATGATCTTCCTCTGCGTGCTGTCGGCGAACTTCGTCGGTGACGGCTTCCGCCACGCCCTCGACCCGAGGAGGACCCGATGA
- a CDS encoding APC family permease: MSQAATPASSPTDASTDSAPTIDDGSGTHLKRALGTPSLVLFGLVYMVPLTVFTTYGIVTELTGGRVPVAYVITLVAMVFTARSYARMAMAYPYAGSAYVYTQRSFGGGVGFLAGWALMLDYLFLPLVNYLVIGIYLEAAMPAVPAWVWVLVSIAVVTVLNIVGIVSVARANFVIIALQVIFILCFAGFGLASISGNHVDPLAPFTGDGSVDGTGVLFAGAAMLALSFLGFDAVSTLAEEAKEPRKTVPRAIMITTISAGLLFVVLSYVAQIVYPSNAFGDVDSAARDVMLAAGGEFLANFFTAAYVAGAAGSALTSQASVSRILYAMGRDGVLPKRVFGGLSARFKTPVVAILVVSAISLLALVADATFMFSLVSFGALAAFSVVNASVIKHYFIDRKERAGGVAVLNNLVLPLIGFALTVWLWTSLSAETFLFGLGWLVLGVILLAIVTRGFRRPTPMLDLKETA, encoded by the coding sequence ATGTCTCAGGCCGCAACACCCGCATCCAGCCCCACGGACGCCTCCACCGACTCGGCGCCCACCATCGACGACGGGAGCGGCACGCACCTCAAACGCGCGCTCGGCACGCCCTCGCTCGTCCTGTTCGGGCTCGTGTACATGGTGCCGCTCACCGTGTTCACGACCTACGGCATCGTCACCGAGCTGACGGGCGGGCGCGTGCCGGTCGCCTACGTCATCACGCTCGTCGCGATGGTGTTCACCGCGCGTTCGTACGCACGCATGGCGATGGCGTACCCGTACGCCGGGTCGGCGTACGTGTACACGCAGCGCAGCTTCGGCGGCGGGGTCGGCTTCCTCGCGGGCTGGGCGCTCATGCTCGACTACCTGTTCCTGCCGCTCGTCAACTACCTGGTGATCGGCATCTACCTCGAGGCCGCGATGCCGGCGGTCCCCGCGTGGGTCTGGGTGCTCGTGTCGATCGCGGTGGTGACGGTGCTCAACATCGTCGGCATCGTGTCGGTGGCACGCGCGAACTTCGTGATCATCGCGCTGCAGGTGATCTTCATCCTGTGCTTCGCCGGCTTCGGCCTCGCGTCGATCTCGGGCAACCACGTCGACCCGCTCGCGCCCTTCACTGGGGACGGCTCGGTCGACGGGACCGGCGTGCTCTTCGCCGGCGCCGCGATGCTCGCGCTGTCGTTCCTCGGCTTCGACGCGGTCTCGACCCTCGCGGAAGAGGCGAAGGAACCGCGCAAGACCGTGCCGCGGGCCATCATGATCACGACGATCTCGGCCGGCCTGCTGTTCGTGGTGCTGTCGTACGTGGCGCAGATCGTGTACCCGTCGAACGCGTTCGGCGACGTGGATTCGGCTGCACGCGACGTGATGCTGGCGGCGGGCGGCGAGTTCCTCGCGAACTTCTTCACGGCGGCGTACGTCGCGGGTGCGGCGGGTTCGGCGCTCACCTCGCAGGCGTCGGTCTCCCGCATCCTGTACGCGATGGGTCGTGACGGCGTGCTGCCCAAGCGGGTCTTCGGCGGCCTGTCGGCCCGGTTCAAGACGCCCGTGGTCGCGATCCTCGTGGTGTCCGCGATCTCGCTGCTCGCGCTCGTCGCCGACGCGACCTTCATGTTCAGCCTCGTGAGCTTCGGCGCGCTCGCCGCCTTCTCGGTCGTGAACGCCTCGGTGATCAAGCACTACTTCATCGACCGCAAGGAGCGGGCGGGCGGCGTGGCCGTGCTGAACAACCTGGTGCTGCCGCTCATCGGCTTCGCGCTGACCGTCTGGCTCTGGACGAGCCTCTCGGCCGAGACGTTCCTCTTCGGCCTCGGCTGGCTCGTGCTCGGCGTGATCCTGCTCGCGATCGTGACGCGCGGCTTCCGCCGGCCGACCCCGATGCTCGACCTCAAGGAGACTGCGTAG
- a CDS encoding serine hydrolase, whose protein sequence is MTVIHPSTRPLDPLDALAERLEPLSAAQPFTTVWSVRDLATGAAISRDGERVVPSGSTRKVAILAAALAEAHAGRLDLEQTVVVDERFRDEVFTGSLQRLEPGVVLRVQDLLTLMIIWSDNLSTAHIVELVSLDTVNAYCARLGLHGTAHRHALIPALPADHPVEATNATTTDDQVALLTALVRGSTSESAAAELGLSPNLCRLALEMLDGQQHRNGLPAFLPNEVRVGHKSGRGWRDFSDVGVVYDGDRPAFAIAVATDGLSGTDADGLPVIVSAVRYVATVSRLAWEALVRDRAESDGGAA, encoded by the coding sequence ATGACGGTGATTCACCCCAGCACGCGACCGCTCGACCCGCTCGACGCGCTCGCCGAGCGGCTCGAACCACTGAGCGCGGCGCAGCCGTTCACCACGGTCTGGAGTGTGCGGGACCTCGCGACCGGAGCGGCGATCTCGCGGGACGGTGAGCGGGTGGTGCCCTCGGGGAGCACGCGAAAGGTCGCGATCCTCGCCGCCGCGCTCGCCGAGGCGCATGCCGGACGACTCGACCTCGAGCAGACGGTGGTCGTCGACGAGCGGTTCCGCGACGAGGTCTTCACCGGATCGCTGCAGCGCCTCGAGCCCGGCGTCGTCCTGCGCGTCCAGGATCTGCTCACGCTCATGATCATCTGGAGTGACAACCTCTCGACGGCCCACATCGTCGAACTCGTGAGCCTCGACACCGTGAACGCGTACTGCGCCCGGCTCGGCCTGCACGGCACCGCGCACCGCCACGCACTCATCCCGGCGCTGCCGGCCGACCACCCCGTCGAGGCGACGAACGCGACGACGACCGATGACCAGGTCGCCCTGCTCACCGCGCTGGTCCGCGGGAGCACGAGCGAATCCGCGGCGGCCGAGCTCGGGCTCAGTCCGAACCTGTGCCGGCTCGCACTCGAGATGCTCGACGGCCAGCAGCACCGGAACGGCCTGCCGGCGTTCCTGCCGAACGAGGTCCGGGTCGGCCACAAGAGCGGGCGCGGGTGGCGCGACTTCAGCGACGTCGGCGTCGTCTACGACGGCGACCGGCCCGCGTTCGCGATCGCCGTCGCGACCGACGGGCTCTCCGGTACCGACGCCGACGGGCTGCCGGTCATCGTCTCGGCCGTCCGGTACGTGGCCACGGTCAGCCGCCTGGCGTGGGAGGCGCTCGTGCGCGACCGTGCCGAGTCGGACGGAGGTGCCGCATGA
- a CDS encoding antitoxin Xre/MbcA/ParS toxin-binding domain-containing protein translates to MNRTTDEGDPHVMDVPVGEVRVATARSIGAQGLPGPADFVALPDEAGALVVEFVARLQTRLTEDGADALDGVDIGGLADRMIALVPMRQLSEWDRLVGPFYDTTALSAWKHLSRQRLSVLRQAGRLLGLRTSDGAIVHPSFQFDDRGGLLPHLAEVQAILAPEMDDAWTRALWLNTPLDLWGGRTAAQMLRSTAEDVTAVLEMAQHDTAIRSR, encoded by the coding sequence GTGAACCGGACGACCGATGAGGGCGATCCGCACGTCATGGACGTGCCCGTCGGCGAGGTTCGTGTCGCAACCGCGCGGAGCATCGGCGCACAGGGGCTCCCTGGTCCTGCTGACTTCGTCGCGCTCCCAGATGAGGCCGGCGCGCTGGTTGTGGAGTTCGTGGCGAGGCTCCAAACACGGCTGACCGAGGATGGCGCGGACGCGCTGGACGGGGTCGACATCGGGGGGCTCGCGGACCGGATGATCGCGTTGGTGCCGATGCGGCAGCTCAGCGAATGGGATCGGCTGGTCGGGCCGTTCTACGACACGACGGCTCTTTCTGCCTGGAAGCATCTTTCGCGTCAGCGGCTCTCGGTGCTTCGTCAAGCAGGGCGCCTCCTCGGGCTCCGCACGTCCGACGGCGCGATCGTCCATCCGTCGTTCCAGTTCGACGACCGGGGCGGGCTCTTGCCCCATCTGGCCGAGGTGCAGGCGATCTTGGCGCCTGAGATGGACGACGCGTGGACGCGCGCGCTCTGGTTGAACACGCCGCTCGACCTCTGGGGTGGTCGCACCGCGGCGCAGATGCTGCGTTCGACCGCGGAAGATGTGACGGCGGTGCTCGAGATGGCGCAGCACGATACGGCGATTCGAAGCCGGTGA
- a CDS encoding peptide ABC transporter substrate-binding protein, with protein sequence MHAISTRTRRRRLGALAGAALSALLVTGCVAGDTDDADGGSTAGGTAVLAMLQEPGSMNPVFSNEGAAVLSTGPVLEPLFTPLADGTYEPLLAAELPSVENGGISEDGLTITFVLREGITWSDGEPLTSEDLVFTWEVINDPESATASRPAYTKVAGITAVDEQTVEVTMTAVNPLYLDLFQSILPAHRFESTTIPINDPLARLPLGTGPFVYGEWRTGDTLELVRNDAYWRDPELPALAGITWKIVADRETAITSLARGEYDGLWWLLAGDVEVLQAEIDGGAPVELLQSDQQGLPEWIWYNHTDPANPTQPHPVLGDLAVREAIDAAIDRESIIETVLKGNAELTGGLINVGQYRCDVPVTEFDPAAANAALDAAGWVPGADGVREKDGVRASLRFTTVSGSQQRVLYQQIIQENLADVGIEVEIANVESTVLFAPFADGGMMATGDFDLLLTLDGLRTPDPSEFVSRFTTASIPSAENPGGFSYTRWSNADYDAAVAAAGATLDTAVAGAEYATACEIFHDERVALPLYAGVDTYAHSLTLADVGIDAWGGMWQNPGIAEWRIAD encoded by the coding sequence ATGCACGCGATCTCTACCCGTACCCGCCGGCGCCGGCTCGGCGCGCTCGCAGGCGCGGCCCTCTCAGCCCTGCTCGTGACCGGCTGCGTGGCAGGCGACACCGACGACGCCGACGGCGGCTCGACCGCCGGCGGCACCGCGGTGCTGGCCATGCTCCAGGAGCCCGGCTCGATGAACCCCGTCTTCAGCAACGAGGGCGCCGCGGTGCTCTCCACCGGCCCCGTGCTCGAACCCCTGTTCACGCCGCTCGCCGACGGCACGTACGAGCCGCTGCTCGCCGCGGAGCTGCCGAGCGTGGAGAACGGCGGGATCTCCGAGGACGGGCTCACCATCACCTTCGTCCTGCGTGAGGGCATCACCTGGTCTGACGGCGAACCGCTCACCTCGGAGGACCTGGTGTTCACGTGGGAGGTCATCAACGATCCGGAATCCGCGACCGCCTCGCGCCCGGCGTACACGAAGGTCGCGGGCATCACCGCCGTCGACGAGCAGACCGTCGAGGTCACCATGACGGCCGTGAACCCGCTCTACCTCGACCTGTTCCAGTCGATCCTGCCCGCGCACCGGTTCGAGTCGACCACGATCCCGATCAACGACCCGCTCGCTCGTCTGCCGCTCGGCACCGGGCCGTTCGTCTACGGCGAATGGCGCACGGGGGACACGCTCGAGCTGGTCAGGAACGACGCGTACTGGCGCGATCCGGAGCTGCCGGCGCTCGCAGGCATCACCTGGAAGATCGTCGCCGATCGCGAGACCGCGATCACCTCGCTGGCGCGGGGCGAGTACGACGGGCTCTGGTGGCTGCTCGCGGGCGACGTCGAGGTGCTGCAGGCCGAGATCGACGGCGGCGCGCCCGTCGAGCTGCTGCAGTCGGACCAGCAGGGGCTGCCCGAGTGGATCTGGTACAACCACACCGACCCGGCGAACCCGACCCAGCCGCACCCCGTGCTGGGCGACCTCGCCGTGCGCGAGGCGATCGACGCCGCGATCGATCGCGAATCGATCATCGAGACGGTGCTCAAGGGGAACGCCGAGCTCACCGGCGGCCTCATCAACGTCGGGCAGTACCGCTGCGACGTGCCGGTCACCGAGTTCGACCCGGCCGCGGCGAACGCAGCGCTGGACGCCGCGGGCTGGGTTCCCGGAGCCGACGGCGTCCGGGAGAAGGACGGCGTGCGCGCGAGCCTGCGCTTCACCACCGTGAGCGGATCGCAGCAGCGGGTCCTCTACCAGCAGATCATCCAGGAGAACCTCGCCGACGTCGGCATCGAGGTGGAGATCGCGAACGTCGAGTCGACGGTGCTCTTCGCTCCGTTCGCCGACGGGGGCATGATGGCGACCGGCGACTTCGACCTGCTGCTCACGCTCGACGGCCTGCGCACGCCCGACCCGTCAGAGTTCGTCAGCCGGTTCACCACTGCGTCGATCCCCTCGGCGGAGAACCCCGGCGGGTTCAGCTACACCCGGTGGAGCAACGCGGACTATGACGCCGCCGTGGCCGCTGCCGGGGCGACGCTGGACACGGCGGTCGCGGGGGCCGAGTACGCCACGGCGTGCGAGATCTTCCACGACGAGCGCGTCGCGCTCCCGCTCTACGCGGGGGTGGACACCTACGCCCACAGCCTGACCCTCGCCGACGTCGGCATCGACGCCTGGGGCGGCATGTGGCAGAACCCGGGCATCGCCGAGTGGCGGATCGCCGACTGA
- a CDS encoding LacI family DNA-binding transcriptional regulator, which produces MSVTLSRRRRGAAVEPESVGRLRWDTKAKTIWQSRPSSDIVSTGHRRTRRGGEMASAGRASIRDVAKRANVSLTTASHALNDKGRINPETRARVLDAAKALGYAPNISALNLRSGRTRTIGLALPDDGDARPGPAAYFAVDYYMEVTMAAVATAFEHEHALIVLPPLRGLPELRRLAMDGAIVVSARHDDRRLTLFEAAGLPTVSLDDDPTRGDAWAVKVDTYANTIRMLDHLRASGARRIAVVTPELPWAWVDGTDAAAEEWIAADGGPHRLIRVRGDRDPASVAAAIGELLDRPDPPDAVFALAQWIAAGARSAAAERDLSIPDDLMLAVGIDSTEARTSTPPLTALDLRPADVTREAVALLLARLEGAPPLEHRAVPGRLIARDSTAR; this is translated from the coding sequence ATGTCCGTCACGCTCTCTCGTCGTCGGCGGGGTGCTGCGGTCGAACCGGAATCGGTCGGTCGATTGAGATGGGACACTAAAGCCAAAACCATTTGGCAGTCAAGACCATCGAGCGATATCGTGAGCACGGGACATCGGAGAACCCGGCGAGGAGGCGAGATGGCGTCAGCAGGTCGGGCGAGCATCCGGGATGTCGCGAAACGCGCGAACGTCTCGCTGACGACCGCCTCACACGCGCTGAACGACAAGGGCCGCATCAATCCCGAGACCCGCGCGCGCGTCCTCGACGCGGCCAAGGCTCTCGGCTATGCGCCGAACATCTCCGCGCTCAATCTGAGATCCGGGCGAACCCGCACCATCGGCCTCGCCCTCCCGGACGACGGTGACGCGCGCCCGGGCCCAGCAGCGTACTTCGCGGTCGACTACTACATGGAAGTGACGATGGCCGCGGTGGCCACGGCCTTCGAGCACGAGCACGCCCTCATCGTGCTGCCACCGCTGCGCGGACTCCCCGAACTGCGGCGCCTCGCGATGGACGGAGCGATCGTCGTCTCGGCTCGCCATGACGACCGACGGCTCACGCTGTTCGAGGCGGCCGGCCTGCCGACCGTCAGCCTCGACGACGACCCGACACGCGGTGACGCATGGGCGGTCAAGGTCGACACCTACGCCAACACCATCCGCATGCTCGATCATCTGCGCGCGAGCGGGGCACGGCGGATCGCGGTCGTGACCCCCGAGCTCCCGTGGGCCTGGGTCGACGGCACCGACGCGGCCGCCGAGGAGTGGATCGCCGCGGACGGAGGCCCGCATCGGCTGATCCGCGTCCGGGGCGACCGCGATCCGGCGAGCGTCGCCGCGGCCATCGGCGAGCTCCTGGATCGCCCGGATCCGCCAGACGCGGTCTTCGCACTCGCGCAATGGATCGCGGCGGGCGCGCGCTCCGCCGCCGCCGAACGCGACCTGAGCATTCCGGACGACCTGATGCTCGCGGTCGGCATCGACAGCACAGAGGCGCGCACCTCCACACCGCCCCTCACCGCCCTCGACCTGCGCCCCGCAGACGTGACCCGCGAGGCGGTGGCACTCCTCCTGGCCCGCCTCGAGGGCGCCCCACCCCTCGAGCATCGCGCGGTGCCGGGCCGCCTCATCGCCCGCGACTCCACCGCCCGCTGA
- a CDS encoding ABC transporter permease translates to MGYALRRILQAVPLLFGVSLLCFLLLQMTPGGPLSTGEGASNMSEQQLAALRAELGLDDPLPVRYLNWVGGILTGDWGESYRNGRPVLELVAERVPVTLGLTLTAFVVSILLAVPIGVLAARRKNSLFDHVVTGASFAGLATPSFWLGIMLLLVFSYGLGWFPAQGISDLRAGHQGIDAFWDTVRHLVLPVTVLALISTAQLTRYVRASMLEVLDQDYIRTARAAGLLNRTVVFDHGLRAASIPVVTVAMLSIPELFLGAVVTETVFSIPGMGRLFVDSAGARDYPVLLGILVVASVLVILANLAADLLYAALDPRIRHA, encoded by the coding sequence ATGGGATACGCGCTCAGACGCATCCTGCAGGCCGTGCCGTTGCTGTTCGGCGTGAGTCTCCTGTGCTTCCTGCTGCTGCAGATGACCCCGGGCGGGCCGCTGTCGACTGGTGAGGGCGCGTCGAACATGAGCGAGCAGCAGCTGGCCGCGCTGCGCGCTGAGCTCGGCCTGGACGATCCGCTGCCGGTCCGCTACCTGAACTGGGTGGGCGGGATCCTCACGGGCGACTGGGGCGAGTCCTACCGCAACGGACGCCCCGTGCTCGAGCTGGTCGCCGAACGCGTCCCGGTCACGCTCGGGCTCACGCTCACGGCCTTCGTCGTGTCCATCCTGCTCGCGGTGCCGATCGGGGTCCTCGCGGCCCGGCGGAAGAACTCCCTGTTCGACCATGTCGTGACGGGAGCCTCGTTCGCCGGGCTCGCGACCCCGAGCTTCTGGCTGGGGATCATGCTGTTGCTCGTCTTCTCGTACGGGCTCGGCTGGTTCCCGGCGCAGGGCATCAGCGACCTGCGGGCCGGCCATCAGGGGATCGACGCGTTCTGGGACACGGTGCGCCATCTCGTGCTGCCCGTCACGGTGCTCGCCCTCATCTCGACCGCCCAGCTCACCCGGTACGTGCGCGCCTCGATGCTCGAGGTGCTCGATCAGGACTACATCCGCACGGCGCGTGCCGCCGGCCTGCTGAATCGGACCGTGGTGTTCGACCATGGGCTGCGGGCGGCCTCGATCCCGGTCGTGACGGTCGCGATGCTGAGCATCCCAGAGCTCTTCCTCGGCGCGGTCGTGACAGAGACGGTGTTCTCGATTCCGGGGATGGGTCGCCTCTTCGTCGACTCGGCGGGTGCGCGCGACTATCCGGTGCTCCTCGGGATCCTCGTCGTCGCCTCGGTGCTCGTGATCCTCGCCAACCTCGCGGCCGACCTGCTGTACGCCGCGCTCGACCCGAGGATCCGCCATGCGTGA
- a CDS encoding ABC transporter ATP-binding protein translates to MKPMLEVRDLVKEYPGRRGLRGRAPALRAVDGISFDIARGRTLGLVGESGSGKSTAARAILRLHEPTAGTVRLDGTDVTALTPAELRRFRARMQIVFQDPYASLNPRMTVGRAVAESLEVNRIATEAGRRARVAELFDLVGLDRRHLDARPHALSGGQRQRVGIARALASGPDLLVADEAISALDVSVQAQIVNLLVGLSAELGLTVLFISHDLAMVRHLSDDLAVLYLGRLVESGPTELITAAPLHPYTLALLSASPVPDPAVEAHRERIVLRGDLPDPANPPSGCRFRTRCPFATDRCAVEDPAPRFIDGRTVACHHLDRVVAARDDVLDLGGRGPAGRAGWRIEG, encoded by the coding sequence ATGAAGCCCATGCTCGAGGTGCGCGACCTCGTGAAGGAGTATCCCGGCCGGCGCGGGCTCCGCGGCCGAGCGCCCGCGCTGCGAGCGGTCGACGGCATCAGCTTCGACATCGCGCGCGGCCGCACGCTCGGCCTCGTCGGCGAGAGCGGGTCGGGCAAGTCGACGGCGGCGCGGGCGATCCTGCGGCTGCACGAGCCGACCGCCGGGACGGTGCGGCTCGACGGCACCGACGTGACGGCGCTCACGCCCGCCGAGTTGCGTCGGTTCCGGGCGCGCATGCAGATCGTGTTCCAAGACCCGTACGCGTCGTTGAACCCCCGCATGACCGTCGGCCGGGCGGTCGCGGAATCGCTCGAGGTGAACCGCATCGCCACGGAGGCAGGCAGACGTGCTCGCGTGGCCGAGCTCTTCGACCTCGTCGGGCTCGACCGGCGGCACCTCGATGCACGGCCGCACGCACTGTCGGGCGGGCAGCGTCAGCGTGTCGGCATCGCGAGGGCGCTCGCGAGCGGGCCCGACCTCCTGGTCGCCGACGAGGCGATCTCCGCGCTGGATGTCTCGGTGCAGGCGCAGATCGTCAACCTGCTCGTCGGGCTGTCGGCCGAGCTCGGCCTCACCGTGCTGTTCATCTCGCACGATCTCGCCATGGTCCGGCATCTGAGCGACGACCTCGCGGTGCTGTATCTCGGGCGGCTCGTCGAATCCGGGCCGACCGAGCTCATCACGGCCGCCCCGCTGCATCCGTACACGCTGGCCCTGCTGTCGGCCTCCCCGGTGCCGGACCCGGCGGTCGAGGCGCATCGTGAGCGGATCGTGCTCCGCGGAGACCTGCCCGATCCGGCGAATCCGCCGTCGGGGTGCCGCTTCCGGACGCGATGCCCGTTCGCGACCGACCGATGCGCCGTCGAGGATCCGGCGCCGCGGTTCATCGACGGGCGGACGGTCGCCTGCCATCATCTCGACCGGGTCGTCGCGGCCCGCGACGACGTGCTCGACCTCGGCGGCCGCGGGCCGGCGGGGCGTGCGGGCTGGCGCATCGAGGGGTGA
- a CDS encoding ABC transporter ATP-binding protein — translation MTGSLLDVRELSVTFESSAGPVNAVNGVSFDVARGEAVAIVGESGSGKSVTALSILGLLPGGQRSSGEIRFDGRDLRTLGERDLQRVRGSQIALIPQDPMTSLNPVLSVGRQLGLAIRRHSRMTRAAARDRAAELLDLVGLPNASRRLSDYPHQFSGGQRQRILIALAVSSDPALLVADEPTTALDVTVQAQIIELVGRLREQLGTAVVWITHDLGVVAGMVDRVVVMYAGRVVESGPTAAVFADPGHPYTAGLLRSLPPHDGPRRPLVPITGSPPDLLHLSQGCSFAPRCPFAVDACRAAVPAAVELAPGHAAACIRTLERRAVVADQTGGTT, via the coding sequence ATGACGGGCTCGTTGCTCGACGTCCGCGAGCTCTCGGTCACGTTCGAGTCGAGCGCCGGACCGGTGAACGCCGTCAACGGCGTGTCGTTCGACGTCGCGAGGGGCGAGGCCGTCGCGATCGTCGGCGAGAGCGGATCGGGCAAGTCGGTCACCGCGTTGTCGATTCTGGGACTGCTGCCGGGAGGCCAGCGATCGAGCGGAGAGATCCGGTTCGACGGGCGCGATCTGCGCACGCTCGGCGAGCGCGACCTGCAGCGCGTGCGCGGATCGCAGATCGCCCTGATCCCGCAGGACCCGATGACCTCGCTCAACCCGGTGCTGAGCGTCGGCCGCCAGCTCGGCCTCGCCATCCGACGGCATTCGCGGATGACCCGTGCCGCGGCCCGGGACCGGGCCGCCGAGCTGCTCGACCTCGTCGGGCTGCCGAACGCCTCGCGCCGGCTGAGCGACTACCCGCACCAGTTCTCGGGCGGTCAGCGGCAGCGCATCCTCATCGCGCTCGCCGTATCCTCCGACCCGGCCCTGCTCGTGGCCGACGAGCCGACGACCGCGCTCGATGTGACCGTGCAGGCGCAGATCATCGAGCTCGTCGGCCGGCTCCGCGAGCAGCTCGGCACGGCCGTCGTGTGGATCACGCACGACCTCGGCGTGGTCGCGGGCATGGTCGATCGCGTCGTCGTCATGTATGCGGGCCGGGTCGTCGAGTCCGGACCGACCGCCGCCGTGTTCGCCGACCCGGGGCATCCGTACACGGCGGGATTGCTCAGGTCGCTGCCCCCGCACGACGGCCCGCGGCGTCCCCTCGTGCCCATCACCGGGTCGCCGCCGGATCTGCTGCACCTGAGCCAGGGGTGCAGCTTCGCCCCGCGCTGCCCGTTCGCCGTCGACGCCTGCCGTGCCGCCGTGCCCGCTGCGGTCGAGCTCGCGCCGGGCCATGCGGCCGCCTGCATCCGGACACTCGAGCGCCGGGCCGTCGTGGCCGATCAGACCGGAGGGACGACATGA